Genomic window (Salvelinus namaycush isolate Seneca chromosome 27, SaNama_1.0, whole genome shotgun sequence):
AAACCTTTTTTTGCAAGCTACTCATATAGGCTACAGCCTGCATATTTTGTTATTGTGTAGGCCTTGGTTAATGGAAACAAAGAACAGCACTGTCTGCATACATAATGTATTTGCGTTTTGGTTCTTAAAATCACACAGTTTGAACAAAAATCATTTGACTGTTGCCTTGAGAATCTTGTCTTTTTAAGATATGAGAAGAAAAGAAAAACGTTTTGGATTTGGACAAATCTGTAGACTGCAGTTACAGGACTAGGCGACTATAAAAAAGTTTCTGCATATTTGACAACAAATCATGAAGAAACAGACTAATCATGAAAAGTATGAGGAATAACAAAAGTGTAGTCTCAGCAAGCACACTACTTGACCGTGCCCCTTCATCGCAAACATTTGtgtcaatgtttttatttatttattattaactTGACTCAGCAGCATACATTTTTGATAAAATGAGAGTAGAAATGCCTTATTTGGTCGATAGTACTTACCGAGCAAAGCAGAGCTGTTTTATCGAGGTACAAATATCCTGTCGTTTTTATTTTtgcacagagacacatacagacacagctTGGCTGCGTTGCGAAGCGAAGCGGCTACGTTACGCTCTCATATAAGGAACAGCCAGGACTGTTACTTTTGTAACTGAATGAAAATATTTTAACAATATGATTTAACCGATTAATCTTcggaaaatatatggcaaaaatGCAGAATGGCGTTGAATGCTTGTTAACAGTTTGGGGAGAAAAAATATTTCATAGATTTAATGATGCAATATTAGGCCTACAGAATATTTCTCAGTATCTAGTTGCAAGCTACTAATTGACAGCCCGCGAGCTACCGGACATGCAGGTTTCTGCAAAGGTACAACCTTCGGTAGGCTGATAGAAGGCTACGAGTCAGAGATTGCGAAACCACGAAGCCTAGTCAGACTGTGCCCGCCGTGCTCATGGTTCTTACAGGCAAAGTGAAATTACAATGATTTTGCTTGTGGTGCGTGCCGCTCAAATGATATGCAGTGGTATAAAGTAACTAAGTataaaatactttgaagtactttttttgggggggggggggcttctttgctttactatttatatttttgacaacttgtacgtttactccactacattcctaaagaaaatctgTACTTTTTACACCATGCATTTTCCGTAACGCTcagaagtactcgttacatttagaatgctcaggcaggacagcaatatggtGCAATTCACGCATCTATCAATATAATgcgttgtcatccctactgcctctgatatgttggactcactgaacacaaacactgcatttgtaaatgatgtctgagtgttggagtgtgccccttgctgtccataaatttaaaaaagaaagaaaatggtGTCTTCTGATTTGGAATGTGATGTATAGTATTTActtttaatttgtatttttacTCAAGAcagttgagtactttttccaccactttttttatgtatgtttattttacctttatttaactagtcagttaggaacaaattcttatttacaatgacggtctaggaacagagggttaactgccttgttcaggggcagaacgacacatttttaccttgtcatctcggggattcgatccagcaaccttttcgggttactggcccaacgctctaaccactaggctacctgccgaccaaATATGGACACCGTACATCCTACTGAATGGTCAACGATTGTGTTTTATCATAGTAAAGCTACATTTCTTAATACTTTTTATTACTTATGTTTCCACTATACAAAGATACACATAACACATTGTTTCATTATTACATTAACAATAAGTATCTCTCAACGTATTACATACGTTTGCATTAATGCAATGGGGAAATTAACTTTGGGAAAATAAGAGGCTGAAATatttagagagaggggggagatggggtactccccccctccctccctgtatgCTTGGCCTATTTTAaagagatggaaggaaggaagtgTCAGTTATACCATTACAGATAGCAGCCATGACACATCTCTTTGGGCCCATATTTGGCAAATGAGGatgtttgtttgtgagaatgTATAGTGCCAATGTAACTTTAACGTACAAGTGTGCTTTAGCATAGCAGTGATGATGTTGCTTTACCATGAACATACAGAAGCACAACATTTACTTTTATCCTTCAGATAAAAAAAAGCATCATACTAACTGCTATCCCCTTTACGGAAGTAAAATTATACCACAACGTCGTCTTGTCGCCCAATAGACTCCTCTGTCCTTCAAACCAGCCACCAGTGATGATACTAATGGACATGGAAAAGTAGAAAACAAGTCGATATATAGCAAATAAGTTCAGTGAAAAGCAGAACATTTAAAGGCCAAGAAAGAAAGAAACTCAACAACAACATAAAATCCCGTAGAGACGAAAGTAAAGTAAAGTTGATTAAGGAACAGAGTAAAgatgaagtgagagagagggagagagtgagacaggggtgtgtgtgtgtgtgtgtgtgtgtgtgtgtgtgtgtgtgtgtgtgtgtgtgtgtgtgtgtgtgtgtgtgtctgtgtctgtgtctgtgtctgtgtgtgtgtgtgtgtgtgtgtgtggtcaggtgTTTCATTTAGTTTCGTTTATTAGGGTATCCATCAGCTGTTGCATGCAGCAGCTCATCTTCCTGTGTGTGGGTTTCAATACCTTTCTCAATTGTGAAAAAACCACAGGTCCCTCCAGCCATTACccatgcctcctcctcctcctcctcctccatgattcTGTTCCCTTGCTAGCCTCCACTGAGTGACATCACTGGAGTTTCCCTTGGCAGCTAGATGTATATAACAGCAGCACTGGGAGTATTATTCAATCAATCAGCAGGCCTGTCACTACCTACTACCTTCAAAACACAGTCAACCTCTAATACCACCGTGGGAGTTTAGCTACTGAAGTTATTCTAAGTTTACAAACTTGTGTACCTATTGCAAAGAGCTTGATTGACATTGGATCTCCAGGCTTCTCTTGGATACTAAGGACTTTGACGGAAGCTTTCAACTATACGATGGAAGGTGATTGCAGCAGAGTGATGGTAGACGTGGAGAGTGGCCCTGTGTACCCAGCAACGACCGTGACCCTGGTACGGGACAAGTCCACACCCCAGCGGAGGCTGTGTGGTGCCCTGCTGGCCATTGCACTGTGTGTCTCAGCTGCGCTTTTCATTACCTGGCACGCCAAGGTAAGAACATACAGGCAATTTTATCTTATCATTCATTATTATTGGCATAATGGCTAGTTAAATCGATAAGGGAACTGGGTTATTTTTTGATGAGCTGATATCAAGTGTGTTCCATCAGCAATGTGATAAATAAACTTTGAAGTTGAACTTAGATCCTGATTGAaactactgtatatctctgtagctatatttacattttagatttACATGTACTTTTACTTACATGTATATATACCTTCTGTATATcactatatatctatatatctacatATATATAGTGTCTACATATCTACATATCTATTTATCTACATATCTATATGTCTACATATCTATATATCtacatatctatatatctatagcGTTTACATATCTATATATCTACATATCTATATGTCTACATATCTATATGTCtacatatgtatgtgtatatatatataaatatttaaatatgtatacatatatatatatatatcaccatgaATCTCTGTAAATCTCTGTATATCTCCTGTGTAGCGTCAATGTGAAACCGATCACAGGACTAACTTTTTGATTTTTCTCCATGTCTCTTTTCCTCTAACTCAGAAACAAGATCACGTCGAGGAAGTTGATGGTGAGTTGGTTTCCTTTTCTTCTGTCAggttctgtgtgttctactgcTGCTAGTAATGGTGTTATAATATTGAATATATACTGCTGCTCCCTTGACAAAGGACGTATTCTAAAATAGCATCCTATTCctgttatagtgcactacttatgacggGAGCCCTAtcggccctgatcaaaagtagtccactatatagggaatacagaATGGCATTTGAGACAAAAACCTAAATGTGTAAGATAAACTCTCACAAAGCTCTCAGAAGCTCTCACAGCAGTACGGCATTATATAGAGTTTAACGTGAGAGAATTCATCCACAGAGGCTCTCGCAGCAGTACGGCATTATATGGAGTTTAACGTGAGAGAATTCATCCACAGAGGTGTATGTCAGTTCTCTAAATCTCCGTCTTCTTCCCTCTTCAGAACTTCAGCATACATTGAGACAACTCTCTGAAAACAGAAAGACTGCCATTCATTTAGAAGGTAAAATAACACTTTACAGTAATGTATACAATGTCTGCTTCCAaagtggaaccctattccctatatagtgcactagtttgaccagggccctatggaaccctatgccctatatagtgcactagtttgaccagggcccatatgtaAGGGATATGGTGCTAATTTGGATAAGGGAAGGTTACCTGACAGGATGCCGTATTAGAGTCATTCCAACAGCACTGTAGAACTGGAATGAACTCGTCTGGTGAATAATCTGGATATATGCAATGTAAATTTGGTCTATGCAAATTTAAATGCACACTTGACCCTTGACTTTGAAATGGGATTAGAAGCTGTGAATGAATCAAGCCCGTTTGACACACGGTGTAAGTCAAGACAAAAACCTTTCATCTCTTTTTGAACCTGCTCATTTACAGCTTGCCTCAATAGATATGGTGTGTGGTAGTGCTCCTGCAATATCTACAGGCAATTATATTCATGTCCAACCACTCTGATTGTATTTATTTCCAATGTGGTCCTTTGGAAGAGATTAATTATTTCCCAtgttaacctctctctctctctcttttctcccagGTGAATACAACGTCAGTGGAAAATACAAGACCGCAGTGGAGTGGACAGAAGTGGTAGGCCAGGGATTCTCACAGGGGAGTCTTAAACTCAACAACAACGAGATTGTGATCCCTCAGCCGGGCCTTTACTTCGTCTACAGCCAGGTCTCTTTTCACGTCAGCTGCAAGGCAGACCCCAAGCACCCTAACAACCAGAAGATGGTTCACCTGAGTAACACGGTCAAGCGCTGGTCCCCAAGCTACGGCACCGAAGACAACAAGGAGTACCTGCCGCTGCTCAGCTCTGTACGCACCGTGTGTAAGAAGTCTTCCAACAGCGAGGAGAGCGAAGGAAAGTGGTATAACGCCGTGTACATGGGAGCAGTGTTCAGCCTGGAGAAGGGAGACATGCTCCGGACGAAAACAGAGACCAGGCTTCTGCCCCATCTGGAGAGTGGTGCTGGGAAGAACTTTTTTGGCTTGTTCGCCTTGTGAGACAGATAAAAATGGCTGACGATAGAGAGGAAATGCTACGTCCCCAAATGCCACCCTTTGCCCTATACTTTAACTacgggtgcactatatagggaatagggttccattttgggACGTAGCCTCAGTGTGAGTGAAAGGTTCATACAGTTGGAGGGAGTAGACAGCTAAATCCATGCAGAAGAAGAGGATAATGGAAGGTTACCTGATAGGAGTCAGGGCCGTTTCATCTACTGACGTTGACTGAGGTTAAGGCTTTGTGTTGTTTCGTGTTAAAGCCAatgcattatttatttttttactcttcTGTCAAAGATTAGGaattatagcctgggtaccagtctgtttgtgccatcatgctACTTCTTGCCATGCCAAACATTGGCTTCCATGACAGTATGATGTAGGCAAGAGCACAAGCAGATCTGCAACCAGGCTAGAGAAATTATACCAATCTATCTAAACTGTAGCAGTTTATTTATATATACTTGGGGTTTATTGTATAACAAATGTGTTGCCATGGTGTTACCATGACAGTAAATTTCTATGATGCTAATGTTGAACTACCATCCACAGCACATAAACCAACCCACactatatatagatatagatatagatatatatatatatatatataatatatgtatATTCTACTATCTGAAGGAATTCTGACATACAGTATGATTCAGTGTATTTAAGCATTGTGAATGTGCCACTACATCGGTCAAATGTCTCATATTGAGAAGTCAATTTAATTTCTAATTGATTCTGAATTCATTATTTATTGCTATTTTATTAATATATTTATCATTATGTTTTAGTTAATTATACTTGAATTGTTGtctgtatttattatttattatgaacttttatttaactaggcaagtcagttaagaacaaactcttatttacaatgacggcctacctcggccaaaccctcccctaacccagacgacaccgAGCTAATTGTGCTCCGCCAAAcgtggactcccaatcacagccggttgtgatacagcctggaatcgaaccagggtgcctgtagtgacgcttctagcactgagatgcagtgccttagaccgctgcccactcgggaggccctaagggtatatattatataaattgctatttaaattacattttaaattatttatttatttttaattgttgTTGAATTGTTGTTATTTAATTGCCTTTTATATTTCTACATTTAATTgtatacatgtatttatttaactacagTAGTGTTGTTGAGTTGAATATCTCAATAAAATgctaaag
Coding sequences:
- the tnfa gene encoding tumor necrosis factor a (TNF superfamily, member 2), whose translation is MEGDCSRVMVDVESGPVYPATTVTLVRDKSTPQRRLCGALLAIALCVSAALFITWHAKKQDHVEEVDELQHTLRQLSENRKTAIHLEGEYNVSGKYKTAVEWTEVVGQGFSQGSLKLNNNEIVIPQPGLYFVYSQVSFHVSCKADPKHPNNQKMVHLSNTVKRWSPSYGTEDNKEYLPLLSSVRTVCKKSSNSEESEGKWYNAVYMGAVFSLEKGDMLRTKTETRLLPHLESGAGKNFFGLFAL